In Bos indicus isolate NIAB-ARS_2022 breed Sahiwal x Tharparkar chromosome 19, NIAB-ARS_B.indTharparkar_mat_pri_1.0, whole genome shotgun sequence, the following proteins share a genomic window:
- the RFNG gene encoding beta-1,3-N-acetylglucosaminyltransferase radical fringe isoform X1, which translates to MSRARGALCRACLALAAALGALLLLPLPRAPAPAPAPSRALAPGSGPRAPPARPATAPRLRPDDVFIAVKTTRKNHGPRLGLLLRTWISRARRQTFIFTDGDDPELQLQGGGHVINTNCSAVHTRQALCCKMSVEYDKFIESGRKLLHVPRWFCHVDDDNYVNPKGLLQLLSTFSPSQDIYLGRPSLDHPIEATERIQGGGTVTTVKFWFATGGAGFCLSRGLALKMSPWASLGGFMSTAERVRLPDDCTVGYIVEGLLGARLLHSSLFHSHLENLQKLSPDTLLQQVTLSYGGPENPQNVVNVAGGFSLQQDPTRFKSIHCLLYPDTDWCPVQKQSDLAPR; encoded by the exons ATGAGCCGCGCGCGGGGGGCGCTTTGCCGGGCCTGCCTCGCGCTGGCCGCGGCCCTGGGTGCGCTGCTGCTTTTGCCGTTGCCCCGCGCGCCTGCGCCCGCGCCAGCCCCGAGCCGGGCCCTGGCCCCCGGCTCCGGCCCGCGCGCGCCCCCTGCCCGGCCCGCCACCGCCCCCCGCCTGCGGCCCGACGACGTCTTCATCGCGGTCAAGACCACCCGAAAAAACCACGGGCCGCGCCTGGGGCTACTGCTGCGCACTTGGATCTCCCGGGCCCGACGGCAA ACGTTTATCTTTACCGACGGGGATGACCCTGAACTACAGCTCCAGGGAG GTGGCCATGTCATCAACACCAATTGCTCTGCCGTGCACAcccgccaggctctgtgctgCAAGATGTCAGTGGAATATGACAAGTTTATTGAGTCCGGACGCAA GCTTCTACACGTTCCCAGGTGGTTCTGCCACGTGGATGATGACAACTATGTGAACCCCAAAggcctgctgcagctgctgtccACCTTCTCACCCAGCCAGGACATCTACCTGGGGCGGCCCAGCCTGGACCACCCCATCGAGGCTACCGAGAGGATCCAGGGAGGTGGAACC GTGACCACGGTCAAGTTCTGGTTCGCTACCGGTGGGGCCGGGTTCTGCCTAAGTAGAGGCCTTGCTCTCAAGATGAGCCCATGGGCCAG CCTGGGTGGCTTCATGAGCACAGCCGAGCGGGTACGGCTGCCAGACGACTGCACGGTGGGCTACATCGTGGAGGGGCTGCTGGGCGCTCGCCTGCTGCACAGCTCGCTGTTCCACTCCCACCTGGAGAACCTACAAAAGCTATCACCCGACACCCTGCTCCAGCAG gTCACCCTGAGCTACGGGGGACCTGAGAACCCACAGAATGTGGTGAACGTGGCTGGGGGCTTCAGCCTGCAGCAGGATCCCACGCG GTTTAAGTCCATCCACTGCCTTCTCTACCCGGACACGGATTGGTGTCCTGTGCAGAAGCAGAGCGACCTTGCCCCTCGGTGA
- the RFNG gene encoding beta-1,3-N-acetylglucosaminyltransferase radical fringe isoform X2 translates to MSRARGALCRACLALAAALGALLLLPLPRAPAPAPAPSRALAPGSGPRAPPARPATAPRLRPDDVFIAVKTTRKNHGPRLGLLLRTWISRARRQTFIFTDGDDPELQLQGGGHVINTNCSAVHTRQALCCKMSVEYDKFIESGRKWFCHVDDDNYVNPKGLLQLLSTFSPSQDIYLGRPSLDHPIEATERIQGGGTVTTVKFWFATGGAGFCLSRGLALKMSPWASLGGFMSTAERVRLPDDCTVGYIVEGLLGARLLHSSLFHSHLENLQKLSPDTLLQQVTLSYGGPENPQNVVNVAGGFSLQQDPTRFKSIHCLLYPDTDWCPVQKQSDLAPR, encoded by the exons ATGAGCCGCGCGCGGGGGGCGCTTTGCCGGGCCTGCCTCGCGCTGGCCGCGGCCCTGGGTGCGCTGCTGCTTTTGCCGTTGCCCCGCGCGCCTGCGCCCGCGCCAGCCCCGAGCCGGGCCCTGGCCCCCGGCTCCGGCCCGCGCGCGCCCCCTGCCCGGCCCGCCACCGCCCCCCGCCTGCGGCCCGACGACGTCTTCATCGCGGTCAAGACCACCCGAAAAAACCACGGGCCGCGCCTGGGGCTACTGCTGCGCACTTGGATCTCCCGGGCCCGACGGCAA ACGTTTATCTTTACCGACGGGGATGACCCTGAACTACAGCTCCAGGGAG GTGGCCATGTCATCAACACCAATTGCTCTGCCGTGCACAcccgccaggctctgtgctgCAAGATGTCAGTGGAATATGACAAGTTTATTGAGTCCGGACGCAA GTGGTTCTGCCACGTGGATGATGACAACTATGTGAACCCCAAAggcctgctgcagctgctgtccACCTTCTCACCCAGCCAGGACATCTACCTGGGGCGGCCCAGCCTGGACCACCCCATCGAGGCTACCGAGAGGATCCAGGGAGGTGGAACC GTGACCACGGTCAAGTTCTGGTTCGCTACCGGTGGGGCCGGGTTCTGCCTAAGTAGAGGCCTTGCTCTCAAGATGAGCCCATGGGCCAG CCTGGGTGGCTTCATGAGCACAGCCGAGCGGGTACGGCTGCCAGACGACTGCACGGTGGGCTACATCGTGGAGGGGCTGCTGGGCGCTCGCCTGCTGCACAGCTCGCTGTTCCACTCCCACCTGGAGAACCTACAAAAGCTATCACCCGACACCCTGCTCCAGCAG gTCACCCTGAGCTACGGGGGACCTGAGAACCCACAGAATGTGGTGAACGTGGCTGGGGGCTTCAGCCTGCAGCAGGATCCCACGCG GTTTAAGTCCATCCACTGCCTTCTCTACCCGGACACGGATTGGTGTCCTGTGCAGAAGCAGAGCGACCTTGCCCCTCGGTGA